A window from Micromonospora terminaliae encodes these proteins:
- the hutU gene encoding urocanate hydratase has protein sequence MHQPVRAARGTARTAKGWPQEAALRMLMNNLDPEVAERPEDLVVYGGTGKAARDWPSYHALVRTLTDLREDETMLVQSGRPVGVMRTHEWAPRVLLANSNLVGDWATWPEFRRLEALGLTMYGQMTAGSWIYIGTQGILQGTYETFAAVAEKRFGGSLAGTLTLTAGCGGMGGAQPLAVTMNGGACLVVDVDRSRLERRAHDRYLDEIADSLDDAVERALAAKRDRRALSVGVVGNAATVFPELLRRGVAIDIVTDQTSAHDPLSYLPEGVELADARDYAATKPAEFTDRARASMAKHVEAMVGFLDAGAEVFDYGNSIRGEAKLGGYERAFDFPGFVPAYIRPLFCEGKGPFRWAALSGDPKDIAATDRAILDLFPENESLARWIRMAGERVAFQGLPARICWLGYGERDKAGVRFNEMVASGELSAPVVIGRDHLDCGSVASPYRETEAMADGSDAIADWPLLNALVNTASGASWVSIHHGGGVGIGRSIHAGQVCVADGTALAGQKIERVLTNDPAMGVIRHVDAGYDDAREVAARTGVRVPMAEGAA, from the coding sequence ATGCACCAGCCCGTCCGCGCCGCCCGCGGCACCGCACGCACCGCGAAGGGGTGGCCGCAGGAGGCCGCGCTGCGGATGCTGATGAACAACCTCGACCCGGAGGTGGCCGAGCGGCCCGAGGACCTGGTGGTCTACGGCGGCACCGGCAAGGCGGCCCGGGACTGGCCGTCGTACCACGCGCTGGTCCGGACGCTGACCGACCTGCGCGAGGACGAGACCATGCTGGTGCAGTCCGGCCGCCCGGTCGGCGTGATGCGCACCCACGAGTGGGCGCCCCGGGTGCTGCTGGCGAACTCCAATCTGGTCGGTGACTGGGCCACCTGGCCGGAGTTCCGCCGCCTGGAAGCGCTCGGCCTGACCATGTACGGGCAGATGACCGCCGGCTCCTGGATCTACATCGGCACCCAGGGCATCCTGCAGGGCACCTACGAGACGTTCGCGGCGGTGGCCGAGAAGCGGTTCGGCGGCAGCCTGGCGGGAACGCTGACGCTGACCGCCGGCTGCGGCGGGATGGGCGGCGCGCAGCCCCTGGCGGTGACCATGAACGGCGGCGCATGCCTGGTCGTCGACGTGGACCGCAGCCGGCTGGAGCGCCGGGCGCACGACCGCTACCTGGACGAGATCGCCGACTCGCTGGACGACGCCGTCGAGCGGGCGCTCGCGGCCAAGCGGGACCGCCGGGCGCTGAGCGTCGGTGTGGTCGGCAACGCGGCCACGGTCTTCCCGGAGCTGCTGCGCCGGGGCGTCGCCATCGACATCGTCACCGACCAGACCAGCGCGCACGACCCGCTGTCGTACCTGCCGGAGGGGGTGGAGCTGGCCGACGCCCGGGACTACGCGGCGACGAAGCCGGCCGAGTTCACCGACCGGGCGCGGGCCTCGATGGCCAAGCACGTCGAGGCGATGGTCGGCTTCCTCGACGCCGGGGCCGAGGTCTTCGACTACGGCAACTCGATCCGCGGCGAGGCGAAGCTGGGCGGCTACGAGCGGGCCTTCGACTTCCCCGGCTTCGTGCCGGCGTACATCCGGCCGCTGTTCTGCGAGGGCAAGGGCCCGTTCCGCTGGGCGGCGCTCTCGGGCGACCCGAAGGACATCGCGGCGACCGACCGGGCCATCCTCGACCTGTTCCCGGAGAACGAGTCCCTGGCCCGGTGGATCCGGATGGCCGGCGAGCGGGTCGCCTTCCAGGGCCTGCCGGCCCGGATCTGCTGGCTCGGCTACGGCGAGCGGGACAAGGCCGGGGTGCGGTTCAACGAGATGGTCGCCTCCGGTGAGCTGAGCGCGCCCGTGGTGATCGGCCGGGACCACCTGGACTGCGGCAGCGTGGCCAGCCCCTACCGGGAGACCGAGGCGATGGCCGACGGCTCCGACGCGATCGCCGACTGGCCGCTGCTCAACGCGCTGGTCAACACGGCCAGCGGGGCGTCGTGGGTGTCGATCCACCACGGCGGCGGCGTGGGCATCGGCCGGTCGATCCACGCGGGGCAGGTCTGCGTGGCCGACGGCACCGCCCTGGCCGGGCAGAAGATCGAGCGGGTGCTCACCAACGACCCGGCCATGGGTGTCATCCGGCACGTCGACGCCGGCTACGACGACGCCCGCGAGGTCGCCGCCCGCACCGGCGTCCGGGTGCCGATGGCGGAGGGTGCAGCGTGA
- a CDS encoding allantoate amidohydrolase gives MSDLAVRFRKLWDELAPVGRDSGSGGYLRYALTEPELALREWFRAEAYRRGMPVTADGNGNLFAWWGDPEAGDAVLTGSHFDSVPHGGAYDGPLGIVSAFLAVDELRAAQVIPDRPIAVAAFVEEEGGRFGVPCLGSRLLTGEIAVERAAGLRDAAGVSFAEALGFEPAGAGPGLLGRFAAFVELHVEQGRALVDLGAPVAVASAIWPHGRWRFDFAGEGNHAGTTRMADRRDPMLTYAFTVLAANKEARLRDAHATVGRVAVEPNATNAIPSKVTGWLDARAAEPETLHGLVEAVRAKAAERAKRDGTELTCTQESATPLVSFDGGLAGRLAALLDAPVLPTGAGHDAGVLAAHLPTAMLFVRNPTGVSHSPAESATDADCAAGVTALARVLEELACR, from the coding sequence GTGAGCGATCTCGCCGTCCGGTTCCGCAAGCTGTGGGACGAGCTGGCGCCCGTCGGGCGGGACTCGGGCAGCGGCGGCTACCTGCGCTACGCGCTCACCGAGCCGGAGCTGGCGCTGCGGGAGTGGTTCCGCGCCGAGGCCTACCGGCGCGGCATGCCGGTGACCGCCGACGGCAACGGCAACCTCTTCGCCTGGTGGGGCGACCCGGAGGCCGGGGACGCGGTGCTCACCGGCAGCCACTTCGACTCCGTGCCGCACGGCGGGGCCTACGACGGGCCGCTCGGCATCGTGAGCGCGTTCCTCGCCGTCGACGAGCTGCGGGCGGCCCAGGTCATCCCGGACCGGCCGATCGCGGTGGCCGCGTTCGTCGAGGAGGAGGGCGGTCGCTTCGGCGTACCCTGCCTGGGCTCGCGGCTGCTCACCGGCGAGATCGCGGTGGAGCGCGCGGCCGGGCTGCGCGACGCGGCCGGGGTGAGCTTCGCCGAGGCCCTCGGCTTCGAGCCGGCGGGCGCCGGCCCCGGCCTGCTCGGCCGCTTCGCGGCCTTCGTGGAGCTGCACGTCGAGCAGGGCCGCGCGCTGGTCGACCTCGGCGCGCCGGTCGCGGTGGCCAGCGCCATCTGGCCGCACGGCCGCTGGCGCTTCGACTTCGCGGGCGAGGGCAACCACGCGGGTACGACCCGGATGGCCGACCGCCGCGACCCGATGCTCACCTACGCGTTCACCGTGCTCGCGGCGAACAAGGAGGCCCGGCTGCGCGACGCGCACGCCACCGTGGGCCGGGTGGCCGTCGAGCCGAACGCCACGAACGCCATCCCGTCGAAGGTGACCGGCTGGCTGGACGCCCGGGCGGCCGAGCCCGAGACGCTGCACGGCCTGGTCGAGGCGGTCCGGGCCAAGGCCGCCGAGCGGGCGAAGCGGGACGGCACCGAGCTGACCTGCACCCAGGAGTCGGCCACCCCGCTGGTGTCCTTCGACGGCGGGCTGGCCGGCCGGCTGGCCGCGCTGCTCGACGCCCCGGTGCTGCCCACCGGGGCCGGGCACGACGCCGGGGTACTGGCCGCGCACCTGCCGACCGCGATGCTCTTCGTGCGGAACCCGACCGGGGTGTCGCACTCCCCCGCCGAGTCCGCCACCGACGCCGACTGCGCGGCCGGGGTGACCGCCCTGGCCCGGGTGCTGGAGGAGCTGGCATGCCGCTGA
- a CDS encoding MurR/RpiR family transcriptional regulator: MNESGAAPTDRLLDLFHGVRLTPTQRRIAHCLVQQAGAAAYLSAAEVAELAGVSQPSVTRFAMALGHDGYPALRRRLRELTATGAADPADAGNALQRAVHAEMGNLDRLAGQLADAARIAEVGKLLAASRPLPVLGLRAAAPLAAYFAYFAAKVHPDVRVLDDGGSLLADRLEQAAAAGATALLAFVLPRYPRETLDALREARDAGLTVVAITDSPVSPATDHAEVVLPAAVGTDLVFDLHTAPMTLAMVVLQAICDATPAETQSRLEAFESSAARRQLFLG; this comes from the coding sequence GTGAATGAAAGCGGTGCGGCACCCACCGACCGCCTGCTCGACCTCTTCCACGGCGTCCGGCTCACCCCGACCCAGCGCCGCATCGCGCACTGCCTGGTTCAGCAGGCGGGCGCGGCGGCGTACCTGTCCGCGGCGGAGGTGGCCGAGCTGGCCGGGGTCAGCCAGCCGTCGGTGACCCGGTTCGCCATGGCGCTCGGGCACGACGGCTACCCCGCGCTGCGCCGCCGGCTGCGCGAGCTGACCGCCACGGGCGCCGCCGACCCGGCCGACGCCGGCAACGCCCTGCAGCGGGCGGTCCACGCCGAGATGGGCAACCTCGACCGGCTGGCCGGGCAGCTCGCCGACGCCGCCCGGATCGCCGAGGTGGGCAAGCTGCTCGCGGCCAGCCGGCCGCTGCCGGTGCTCGGGCTGCGCGCCGCCGCGCCCCTCGCGGCATATTTCGCGTACTTCGCCGCGAAGGTGCACCCGGACGTGCGGGTCCTCGACGACGGCGGCAGCCTCCTGGCCGACCGGCTCGAACAGGCCGCCGCGGCCGGGGCGACCGCGCTGCTCGCCTTCGTGCTGCCCCGCTACCCGCGCGAGACCCTGGACGCGCTGCGCGAGGCCCGCGACGCCGGGCTGACCGTCGTGGCCATCACCGACTCCCCGGTGAGCCCCGCCACCGACCACGCCGAGGTCGTGCTCCCCGCCGCCGTCGGCACCGATCTGGTCTTCGACCTGCACACCGCACCGATGACCCTGGCCATGGTGGTGCTCCAGGCGATCTGCGACGCCACCCCCGCCGAAACCCAGTCCCGGCTCGAGGCCTTCGAGTCGTCCGCCGCCCGTCGCCAGTTGTTCCTCGGCTGA
- a CDS encoding formimidoylglutamate deiminase — MTRWLAEYAWLPDHAEPTPDVLIEAEDGRITAVTPLVGGGAPAAGVEVLGDATRLPGLTLPGLANAHSHAFHRALRGRTHGGRGDFWSWRDVMYDVAARLDPDSYLALARATYAEMALAGITCVGEFHYLHHGPAGKPYADPNAMSAALVEAAAHAGIRLTLLDACYLTSSVDGEPLTGPQRRFGDGDALRWADRVAAFRPENDHARVGAAIHSVRAVPAEQLATVANLADRAGVPLHVHLSEQPAENDACRAVHGCTPTRLLADHGVLGRHTTAVHATHPTSADVALLGESRTGVCLCPTTERDLADGIGPARRMAEAGSPLSLGSDSHAVVDLFEEARAVELDERLRTRKRGHFRAAELVTAATVAGHAALGWGDAGRLSVGDRADLVTVRLDSARTAGVPPVGAFFAATAADVTHVVVDGRTVVADGRHQTVDVPAELHDAIAAVTS, encoded by the coding sequence CTGACCCGCTGGCTCGCCGAGTACGCCTGGCTGCCCGACCACGCCGAGCCCACCCCCGACGTGCTCATCGAGGCCGAGGACGGACGGATCACCGCGGTCACCCCGCTGGTCGGCGGCGGCGCGCCCGCCGCCGGGGTCGAGGTGCTCGGCGACGCCACCCGCCTGCCCGGCCTCACCCTGCCCGGCCTGGCCAACGCCCACTCACACGCCTTCCACCGGGCGCTGCGCGGGCGCACCCACGGCGGGCGGGGTGACTTCTGGAGCTGGCGGGACGTCATGTACGACGTGGCCGCCCGGCTCGACCCCGACTCCTACCTGGCGCTGGCCCGCGCCACGTACGCGGAGATGGCCCTCGCGGGCATCACCTGCGTCGGCGAGTTCCACTACCTGCACCACGGCCCGGCGGGGAAGCCGTACGCCGACCCGAACGCCATGTCGGCCGCACTCGTCGAGGCCGCCGCGCACGCCGGGATCCGGCTCACCCTGCTGGACGCCTGCTACCTGACCTCCAGCGTGGACGGCGAGCCGCTCACCGGGCCGCAGCGCCGGTTCGGCGACGGGGACGCACTGCGCTGGGCGGACCGGGTGGCCGCCTTCCGCCCGGAGAACGACCACGCCCGCGTCGGCGCCGCCATCCACTCGGTCCGCGCCGTGCCGGCGGAGCAGCTCGCCACCGTCGCCAATCTGGCCGACCGCGCCGGCGTGCCGCTGCACGTCCACCTGTCGGAGCAGCCCGCCGAGAACGACGCCTGCCGGGCCGTGCACGGCTGCACCCCGACCCGGCTGCTGGCCGACCACGGGGTGCTCGGGCGGCATACCACGGCCGTGCACGCCACCCATCCGACCAGCGCCGACGTCGCACTGCTCGGGGAGAGCCGGACCGGCGTGTGCCTCTGCCCGACCACGGAGCGGGACCTGGCCGACGGGATCGGGCCGGCCCGGCGGATGGCCGAGGCGGGCAGCCCGCTCAGCCTGGGCAGCGACAGCCACGCCGTGGTGGACCTCTTCGAGGAGGCCCGCGCAGTCGAGCTGGACGAGCGGCTGCGCACCCGCAAGCGGGGGCACTTCCGCGCCGCCGAGCTGGTCACCGCGGCCACCGTGGCCGGGCACGCCGCGCTGGGCTGGGGCGACGCCGGCCGGCTGTCGGTCGGCGACCGGGCCGACCTCGTGACGGTACGGCTGGACAGCGCCCGGACGGCCGGGGTGCCGCCGGTCGGCGCGTTCTTCGCGGCCACCGCGGCCGACGTGACGCACGTGGTGGTCGACGGCCGGACGGTCGTGGCCGACGGCCGGCACCAGACCGTCGACGTGCCCGCCGAGCTGCATGACGCCATCGCGGCGGTGACCTCGTGA
- the hutI gene encoding imidazolonepropionase: MTGFPVRPDGPARPSTRSTGSLLVDNIGELVTNTPDGAGGQLSLRRNAALLVEDGEVAWIGPARYAPAADRRIDAEGGAVLPGFVDSHAHLVFAGDRAAEFAARMAGEPYTGGGIRTTVGATRAASDDELRATVRRLRDEAMRQGTTTIEIKSGYGLTVADEARSLRIAAEFTEDTTFLGAHVVPAEYADRPDDYVGLVCGPMLAAAAPHARWIDVFCERGAFDVDHARAILACGQAVGLGVRVHANQLGPGPGVQLGVELGAASVDHCTHLTDADIDALASHRVGCMCPEGLHTTTVATLLPGAEFSTRSPYPDARRLLDAGVTVALATDCNPGSSYTSSMPFCIALAVREMRMTPAEAVWAATAGGAAALRRTDVGRLARGARADLMILDAPSHLHLAYRPGVPLIRQVLHNGVPQCRP; the protein is encoded by the coding sequence GTGACCGGCTTCCCGGTGCGGCCGGACGGACCGGCGCGGCCCTCCACCCGCAGCACCGGCAGCCTGCTGGTCGACAACATCGGCGAGCTGGTCACCAACACTCCTGACGGCGCGGGCGGCCAGCTGAGCCTGCGCCGGAACGCCGCCCTGCTCGTCGAGGACGGGGAGGTGGCCTGGATCGGGCCGGCCCGCTACGCGCCGGCCGCCGACCGCCGGATCGACGCCGAGGGCGGGGCCGTGCTGCCCGGCTTCGTGGACAGCCACGCCCACCTCGTCTTCGCCGGTGACCGGGCCGCCGAGTTCGCCGCCCGGATGGCCGGCGAGCCCTACACCGGTGGCGGCATCCGCACCACCGTCGGCGCCACCCGGGCCGCCTCCGACGACGAGCTGCGGGCCACCGTCCGGCGGCTGCGCGACGAGGCCATGCGGCAGGGCACCACCACCATCGAGATCAAGAGCGGGTACGGCCTCACCGTCGCCGACGAGGCCCGCTCACTGCGGATCGCCGCCGAGTTCACCGAGGACACCACGTTCCTCGGCGCCCACGTGGTCCCCGCCGAGTACGCCGACCGTCCCGACGACTACGTGGGCCTGGTGTGCGGGCCGATGCTGGCCGCCGCCGCGCCCCACGCCCGGTGGATCGACGTGTTCTGCGAGCGGGGCGCCTTCGACGTGGACCACGCCCGGGCGATCCTCGCCTGCGGGCAGGCCGTCGGGCTGGGCGTGCGGGTGCACGCCAACCAGCTCGGACCCGGCCCGGGCGTGCAGCTCGGGGTGGAGCTGGGCGCGGCCAGCGTCGACCACTGCACCCACCTGACCGACGCCGACATCGACGCGCTCGCGTCGCACCGGGTCGGCTGCATGTGCCCGGAAGGCCTGCACACCACCACCGTCGCCACCCTGCTGCCCGGGGCCGAGTTCTCCACCCGGTCGCCGTACCCGGACGCGCGCCGGCTGCTCGACGCGGGCGTCACCGTGGCCCTCGCCACCGACTGCAACCCCGGGTCGTCGTACACGTCGTCCATGCCGTTCTGCATCGCCCTCGCCGTACGCGAGATGCGGATGACCCCGGCGGAGGCGGTGTGGGCCGCGACGGCCGGCGGGGCGGCGGCGCTGCGCCGCACCGACGTGGGTCGGCTCGCGCGGGGCGCGCGGGCCGACCTCATGATCCTCGACGCCCCGTCCCATCTGCACCTGGCCTACCGGCCCGGTGTGCCCTTGATCCGCCAGGTTCTGCACAACGGAGTGCCGCAATGTCGACCGTAG
- the hutH gene encoding histidine ammonia-lyase, with product MSTVVIQPTGISPADVLAVARGTAKVVLDPATVEAMATSRSIVDGIEAAGRPVYGVSTGFGALANTFVAPERRAELQHALIRSHAAGVGAPMPREVVRAMMLLRVRSLALGRSGVRPVVAEALVDLLNHEVTPWVPEHGSLGASGDLAPLAHCALVLLGEGWVLGPAGDRIPAGDALRRVGLEPLELAAKEGLALINGTDGMLGMLLLAIHDARHLFAMADVTAALAIEAMLGSERPFLPELHAIRPHPGQAASAANIHKLLQNSAVMDSHRDDLAHAVQDAYSMRCAPQVAGAARDTLDYVEVVAGRELLSVVDNPVVLPDGRVESTGNFHGAPLGFAADYLAIAASEVGAIAERRVDRLLDVTRNRELPAFLSPDAGVNSGLMIAQYTAAGIVAENRRLAAPASVDSLPTSGMQEDHVSMGWAATKKLRTVLDNLTSVLAVELLAAVRGLQLRAPLTPSPAGRAALAALGEVAGEPGPDVFLAPLMEAAREVVRGPGLRAAIEREVGPLG from the coding sequence ATGTCGACCGTAGTCATCCAGCCCACCGGGATCTCCCCCGCCGACGTGCTCGCCGTGGCCCGCGGCACCGCCAAGGTCGTCCTCGACCCCGCCACGGTGGAGGCGATGGCGACCAGCCGGTCCATCGTGGACGGCATCGAGGCCGCCGGCCGGCCCGTGTACGGCGTCTCCACCGGATTCGGGGCGCTCGCGAACACCTTCGTGGCGCCCGAGCGGCGGGCCGAACTCCAGCACGCGCTGATCCGCTCGCACGCCGCCGGGGTGGGCGCACCCATGCCCCGCGAGGTGGTGCGGGCCATGATGCTGCTGCGGGTACGCTCGCTCGCCCTCGGCCGCTCCGGGGTCCGCCCGGTGGTCGCCGAGGCCCTCGTGGACCTGCTCAACCACGAGGTCACCCCGTGGGTGCCGGAGCACGGCTCGCTCGGCGCGTCCGGCGACCTGGCGCCCCTCGCCCACTGCGCGCTGGTGCTGCTCGGCGAGGGCTGGGTGCTCGGCCCGGCCGGCGACCGGATCCCGGCCGGCGACGCGCTGCGCCGGGTCGGGCTGGAGCCGCTGGAGCTGGCCGCCAAGGAGGGGCTGGCGCTGATCAACGGCACCGACGGCATGCTCGGCATGCTGCTGCTGGCCATCCACGACGCCCGGCACCTGTTCGCCATGGCCGACGTGACCGCCGCGCTGGCCATCGAGGCGATGCTCGGCTCGGAGCGGCCGTTCCTGCCGGAGCTGCACGCCATCCGGCCGCACCCCGGCCAGGCCGCCTCGGCCGCGAACATCCACAAGCTGCTGCAGAACTCGGCGGTGATGGACTCGCACCGCGACGACCTGGCGCACGCCGTGCAGGACGCGTACTCGATGCGCTGCGCGCCGCAGGTGGCCGGCGCGGCCCGGGACACCCTCGACTACGTCGAGGTGGTGGCCGGGCGGGAGCTGCTGTCGGTGGTGGACAACCCGGTGGTGCTGCCGGACGGGCGGGTCGAGTCGACCGGCAACTTCCACGGCGCGCCGCTCGGCTTCGCCGCCGACTACCTGGCCATCGCCGCGTCCGAGGTGGGCGCGATCGCCGAGCGCCGGGTGGACCGGCTGCTCGACGTGACCCGCAACCGGGAGCTGCCGGCGTTCCTGTCCCCCGACGCCGGGGTCAACTCCGGGCTGATGATCGCCCAGTACACGGCGGCCGGGATCGTCGCGGAGAACCGCCGGCTCGCCGCCCCCGCCTCGGTCGACTCGCTGCCCACCAGCGGCATGCAGGAGGACCACGTCTCGATGGGCTGGGCGGCGACGAAGAAGCTGCGCACCGTGCTGGACAACCTGACCAGCGTGCTCGCGGTCGAGCTGCTGGCCGCCGTGCGCGGGCTCCAGCTCCGCGCGCCGCTGACCCCGTCGCCGGCCGGCCGGGCCGCGCTGGCCGCGCTCGGCGAGGTCGCCGGCGAGCCAGGGCCGGACGTGTTCCTCGCCCCGCTCATGGAGGCGGCGCGGGAGGTCGTGCGCGGCCCCGGGCTGCGCGCCGCGATCGAGCGCGAGGTGGGCCCGCTGGGCTGA